The sequence catcacacacacacacacgtgcatacatacaaacacgcaTGCGATGCCATTCGATGCAAGCCATTGTTGCTCCTACGCCAGTCAGCATAAACGATCTTGCGCGGTGTGGAACTACAGTATTTAGGATTTCTAATTGTTACATGTTCAGGTCGTGAAATCATTGTTGTAGTAGTCATCCAAGGCGTACCAACTGTGGTGACAATTGTTTCGCATCCATGCATTTGTAGCTGCTGAATGCTCGTTGGTTGCTTGGTACAAAGTGGAACTTAACTTGTAATAGTTACTTATGtaattttagtttagtttaattaatttcttgtaGATAACATACCTAATGAACATATTTtgcttcaaattaaatttcattaaaaaatacagTTACTAAAAGCTAATTcgttacatacgagtatgtacagaTAACGCAAGTTTCCATACGCATTacggtgtttttgttttttttttgttttttgtattttttgttggtttcatTTAGATTTCCGATAATACTTCAGTTACTTCAGTACTTTTTACAAAAGAACTAATGCAGCACAATAAGAAGGATCCCAGTTACATATAGTGCAGCATATACATACCTGTGTGTATATatgatatttacatacatacatacttatttagGTAGTGTAGGTAATCatagtaaatacatatatgcatgtagagCGACGGTCAAATAGTAGTAgcgtatatattttttgtaaaattatatttcatacactgcaaaaaaaaaaatttataatcaaaaatttcatgctttgtacaaaataaaaaaaaattaataaattttcaacacaATTTCAATCTTTTTAGAATAGTTTTACGGTGCTgtgcatttttttacatattatccttttttgtggaaaaaatgcacaatactattaataaaataaaaaaaattacccagtatcaacccaaatgtatgtatatggggtACAAAGCTGCGTGCCCATACTTTTTCTAACTTTCCTAAAAACTCTAGCTaagaagtttgaaactttgataaaatttgtttaatttcttaaaattttgcacaaagtttaaaactttgaattACACGgttgtagcaaaaaaaaaaaaaaatattaaaaataaaaatttataataaaaacccTGCAATATGTCGCACTGCTATTATTTCGACCGCCACTGTGCCTAATATGGGTTAAAAAGTGGATCATCGAGATCggaagataattaaaaaaaaaaccaaaaaaaaaaattcaaaaacactaACAACTATCacagaacatatgtatgtatgcacgcatcCATGTGCGTGAGGGAGTGTGAGATTTAGCAGCGTGCAAAGCGGGGGAGAACGATGTCAAGTTAGAGAAAATGTGTTGAGACGCAGGTGCTAAGTGTGACACTGCTTTTAGTTTGCTCAGCTGTAATGCCTACGCGAAACCAAcccatatgtacatttgtagcAGGTGAATGAAAAGTAGTCAGTCTTGGCTCGTTATTAATTCCAGTAAAGCAACATAtgtttgatgttgttgttgtgtgagtgtcagttttttttgtttttatatttggagATAGGCATTATTCAATCAAAACtgcataaacaaataaaaaatatttgcgaatAATTTGGAGATTTTTGAAAACccaattaattttctttgatattctATTTACCATGCATTTCTGATAATTGCACAAGCGTGATAAATTCTGGACATGGTTGTCCATGGAAATTGCATaaatggtttttgtatttttctgttttaaagCAAATACCTTAGCAGTGCTTCAAGCGCGAACGCTTTATGGGCCAATATTTGGGCAAGGATCAAACACTCTCAGAACGGTTCGCAAATTTTTGCGCAACGAGATATCAGATCGGagaaatgcatacaaatttcaaattttctttgctAATCGTCGCAATTCCGATTGCAGTTCGGTTTAATGCTGGTTTGTATTTACACATTACATGTAGCTGACTTAGCATTATTTACACATCGTTTATTCAGCGTCATTCTCCCCTCTTTGCTCACACGCACTGCTTTGCCCTTCAACCCTTCCATTGTGCTGATATGACCACGTTCTCGTCTAGCGTGGTTCTAGTCACCTTAACTATTCTATCCTAACCCTGCCATCGTCAACAGTTTGTGAAAATGCCGCGCGTATAGTATAACTCTGCGATGCGTTCAGGCAGTGTGCTGTAGAGATTGACTATAAAGTCCATGGGTAGACGCAACCATACTGAGCGTATACGAAATATGAGATCGTCTTTGCGCGAGAAGTGACGCCCACCATCGTAGACTTCGCGTATCAGCCAACCccaaatattttccattatgTTAATGTCATGCGCGATCGTTGGCCATCGTTGCACTTTAATGCCTTCGGCTTCGAGCATTTCCTGTGTTGTGGGTGACATGTTGGCCGTCCAATTGTGATCTTGTAGTATAAAATCTGGATTTCCGCCCAGTTTGGCAATGATATTCGGCCGTTCACGCAATATGGTTTCAATATATGCTTGTGGTCGTTGTTTCACCGTCGTCACCTCCATGTGAATTGGCCCACCGGCGGCGATTAACAAATATATGGAAACGGAATTACCGCGCGGCCGTTGCGACAGTGTTTGTTCATAATTACGTAAATCATGGAAGTAGCTGGAGAAGCCATCCGGTCCGTCTAGGTTGAATTTTCGTTCGTCCTGGAAGACCACACGCCGCCAGTGCTCCTCACCCCAAGCAATGTGTGAATTGGCGAAGTTTAAACGTTCATTTTGATGGAACTGCGACAACACTGGCTCTATTTTGATCTTTTTGGAGTTAGTAGTTGCACTACCGGCTGCCGTAGTACCATTGCGAACCTGTGCGCCCACGGCTCCCGATTTTCCGCTATCCACCGCATTGGTGGAACGTGCATTAGTGGCTGAGGAGCGACTAGAGTTGGTTGCATTTGATTGCTGTGTAGGCGCGTGACTCGAGGCAGTACCACCTCCGGTACTCGAGCTGGCCGCTGAAAAATTTGAGTTCTGATTTAGTGCGTGTATAGGAAGCGTGCGATTGTGGCTGTAGTTCTGTTGGTTGTGCTGAGCACTTTTGAATTTATGATTGGCCGCACCCGTGGTGGCTAATGTGTTGGCAACAGATGTGTTAGTATGATGGCTACTCTGCTGATAGTAGGGGTGGTGATGATGGTAGGTCATATGCTGCTGATGTTGCAGTTGCTTTAGTCGGTGCTGCGAATGCACAAGCAATTGTTGATGCGTTTGTGTGTTACTATGTGTTGCTGTCGTACTATTTTGTAGCTGTATttgttgctggtgttgttgttgttgatgcgtgagatgttgaagttgttgctgctgctgatagGGCTGAGAAGCCGCTGGCGTTGAGTACCGCAATTGGTAATgtgtgtttgctgttgttgttgttgttggtgttgacgATGATGGTGCTGCATTGATTGTTACTGTTGACGTTGTTGCGCAGTAATTGTCAGTGTCTTTGAGGTAGTGTTGTTGGGCCATCAGAGGTTAGCCAGGCGCTTGCTAGCCGCCACTGCAAACTCTTTCAATTGCTCTTCTTATCGAAATAATTTCGTATTAATTTCTTTACCCCAACAACAATCAGAGCCAAGATAAAGTGCTTCAGATTAATCCTTTGTTAAAACGAAACGAATTTAGCAAATTATAGTAAATTCTCTTCATGCAAGCCCTGtcattatataaattataagcGTTTCACGAATCTCATCACAGCCAAAAGGACAAATATACCAAAGTAAATTAATCGATTTTCATACGAGTTCTTTGGCGATAATACACACGAATATGTATTTGCCTATGATTTGTATGTGGTTGTGTTTTGATGAGCATCCAATACCATCAGCTTCAGTATGAAAACTGGGTAAATTATTAAATGGattgatttattaataatatattataacttTAAAAGTATCTTCTCTAAGTCATGCGGGTACAAGAAACAATGGGTTCCGCTAACGaagttattaatattataacTCAACCGCGACTGTAgacttatatttaatatttatgctTTTCCTGCCTTTAAATGTGTTTAGGAAGTATCTGAAAAAGACAAGAAatcaaagaatttattttaatatttatatgtacgtacatatgtatgtatataagtgtaGTGTTTGTTTTACTACTGCACGGAGCAATTGTTGCCTTATATGTATGTCTTCTTCatatgtaaaattaaacaaaatattgggaaATTCTGTAGGTATGACAGTTCTTGGTCAGCGTACGAGTGCGGTACGTTTGGGTAACATAGAGCCAAAGGACGCGAGATTGGTGGTCTTGAAGTATCTATAAATTATTGTAGCCGTGCATAATTGATACGAAGAATTTTTTCACCACAAGACGGATGACTATTATATTTAATGTCATGTtcctttatgaaaatataatattaacttTTAGAGCTCGGACATTCCGTTAAATCTAGATCGATCCTAATTAGTTGTAATTGGGTTTTGGTTGGTAAATTTCTTAGCTGAGTTTTGTTAGTGGAACGGCTTGGGAACTGCACCTTCTCAACTTTATATGTTCATTCTACGTACAGGAATGACTCGGGCTGCCTCCCTAGTAAATTCAGCCTTTCTAGTGCGTTGAACCTCACCCTTCAACTTCATATGTTTTTCGTTATTATAAATGGctatttgtgcactgcgacctgaatgtTCTTCATTAGCAAGCGTTTGATTGTTTGCATTTTGTCCAATTTAAGGCATTTTTTCctacgttgttgttgctgttatcaGTTACTAAAATTCTTGTACTGCAACTTGTCTGTTTTGGATATTTCTTGCATTAATTTTCCTGCCGTTGTattgtatgtgtttgtatgtttatcataaataaaacaaaatcattttaattcataaaatataatacacaaTGATTGTTACAGTTCTATGAcctaatataagaaataaaccATGTAAGTTACCGGTTTACATCATGTTGGAAGTGGCCAAACTACAcacgttttaaaattttctcaacTTGCCCATTTTACCTGAAGTAAAAGAAGTTGGCAAACCCGAACAACTGTCGCACTATTTGCAGGTgacatattacatatttttatagccatgtgtatgtacgtatgtattatGATACACCTTGCGATACTGATATCAATGCTAACGTAGATGGCAGCAGAGTACGCACCATCATAGCACATTAAAGCGCAGATATATACGTACGTACAAACATATGTGGCATGCAATGGTCGGCAGAGGATACGCTACAATGATTTGACCATACCTAAATAAGAAACTTATATAATGATATTTGACCAGCTAAATATTCCCAGAAGCTTAATCagctttttctctattttttaactttttccttttttgattATACCTGAAAAAATACATCATTACGCATTAAATGAATCACATTCGGAAGACCCTTCAATATGATgcgaattttttattcttcattttattgGTGGTCGATGTTTATTCAATTTAcactgtaaatatatatttacaccaACAAATTCACGTATTTACATAAAACACTGTCcggatatgtacatacagaaaTGATAAAGCAAAGCAAGCTACGTGCGTTTGCTTTTAATTCGTATCTATATACACGCactttatacatatttacatcgaAAACCAGTCGATATTgtgaatatgtacataaatcgtGACGAAACGAAAATTTTGCTCTCGGGAATTCACTGGATGTGTacgattaaatttttctttatgccAATTACTTATATCTTCTAgcacttacatttttttcttaatcctATGCATCCAAATtaaatgtatatacacatgTTTCTAGATTCACTGAAAATAACACAATGAAATCACCAGGCTCTGTAGCACATTTAGATGAAAAACCTACTTCCGGAACCCGAAGCCTCGCGAACACTCGCAAATTCACATTTTGCACACAACTTCCTTCACGTACCTTTAATTAGAtcattttagctgcatgagaaaaACACATCAAATTTGGTTCCATTTTTTATCTTGATTAATTGCGTTGGGCAAATAAATATGGAAACCTTGCATATCCGATGCAGCAACAGACAAACAGACAGGGCGAGCCAATGACTTTATTTCTGACTTTATGCAAGCTAATGAAGTTTATAGTTGTCAAATCACAACAACATGGTTGCATTAAGTGCcaaacacataaataaatacagggTGAGATGACtcttttgaattgtaaaaattatacttttcacaacttttatatgcattttaacaagttaaatatgacaaaattaaattaaatagagCCGCAATTTATGAACTTGGCTGATGCCCCACTAATGAAGGTAAGGAAACTTTTGATTATTTGATGACCACCGGGACCTCATCGAAGAAGAAAGCAAGCAGTGCACTATTATTAAGCAGATTGTGTAACCGCCTGTTAACAGAATTTTGAATCATTGATTAAGTGgaaattaacaatttaattttttgtattttattttaatttcgaacCTACCAACCcagtcggctacggcggccgcccattTAATGCATAGCTTAGAAAACAGGAGAAGCAAACAGTCACGGGAAATTCTCACAAGATTTGTTCATGCAGTTTGGTGGTTTGAATGTCAAAGTAAAAtccgaatgtaaacaaataatcCAAACAACAATGCAGCTGTTCTAATGTTTCCACCTCATATGAATTCGTTTTGCAATCAAGAATGCAGAAAAACTGAACTAAAAGTACACAGGAATAAATAAACGTACATTTAACGACCAATTCTGTTTTCAACGAAAATATTCAGTGTTTTATATCCTTGAGCGCAAAAAAAATCAGTAGTTTTTagtttcaaaagcatttgcattGTGCTTTATTAAGTTCGTATCAAAATTAATACTAACATTAAATCACATAATATGCAAGCAGATCTTAAGACATATTGTATATGGatctgtatatatgtagatgcAAACTAAAAATCGAAGGTATacgccaaggcgaatctattaaaggtgttggtaaatcagctgagtgggtctagtgccaccacttttaatgaatgcgccttggcatACGTCGAATACAATAAATACAGAAGTAATTTAAGAAGCtccatttttgaaaacttcCATTCCACCATTTAGTCTGTGGGATTTTGAATGACTATCAATATAAAATCTTTATCAGGTGCAACCATAATTTCATGCTTTTTAGAACGCACACGCAGGAAAGTAAGATCGTTAGATGGGTCTAAGTCACGCACAACACTACGTGCTTTGTCAGACAGTTGGCTCATGAGACCAGCGTACTGTACTGTGGTCGTGTTGTCCAATGTCGACTTGACTGGTATACCTTAAAAGACGTAATAACCCAAGTAAAGTAATGCACCTTAGTGTGATCGGTATATAGAAAGTTACCTTCATTGTTGACAACGATAGTGCCGACAACACCCTTATGTGACTGGATGCGTTTCAATGTCTCCTCAACTTCTTGCGACTTAAAGACACATTTAAAGATTCAATTACATGGAAAGTTTCTGTGAAGTATTGGTTATATTTACCATGGCTCTCCGGATTTATTGCTGAAACCtgacaaaatttgcaaaattttttctcaagtcAATGGACGACTAGAATGAAAATCAATGTTGTCATCGACCAAGTGGAAAACACAATTAGGGTTGTCTTGCACTCATATAAAAACGTACCTTTATTTCAGGCTCATATTCCAGGCTGgcgttttaaaatgaaaattatgggGATCTATTCCGAATTTTATTCTATATATGTACCCAGTTTTATTGTGCCATCATGCACTGCGTCCTCTGAAGTGTACATTTGAATATGACCTCGAGCCTAAAAttttattctatattttatttaatgttttcatAGTAGTGTATCAGAAGACAAGGGGAATTCACACAAGTTGACAAAGGTATAGTAACAATGTGTACATAATAGTTAAGGTGGCGCCTTCCGAAAACCGTTAcattatttttcgcgattttgacaaccgGTTGACGTCCTCACAtgaagtaaacaaaacaaacaaaataagggcttgg is a genomic window of Anastrepha ludens isolate Willacy chromosome 6, idAnaLude1.1, whole genome shotgun sequence containing:
- the LOC128868749 gene encoding transposable element Tc3 transposase, giving the protein MAQQHYLKDTDNYCATTSTVTINAAPSSSTPTTTTTANTHYQLRYSTPAASQPYQQQQQLQHLTHQQQQHQQQIQLQNSTTATHSNTQTHQQLLVHSQHRLKQLQHQQHMTYHHHHPYYQQSSHHTNTSVANTLATTGAANHKFKSAQHNQQNYSHNRTLPIHALNQNSNFSAASSSTGGGTASSHAPTQQSNATNSSRSSATNARSTNAVDSGKSGAVGAQVRNGTTAAGSATTNSKKIKIEPVLSQFHQNERLNFANSHIAWGEEHWRRVVFQDERKFNLDGPDGFSSYFHDLRNYEQTLSQRPRGNSVSIYLLIAAGGPIHMEVTTVKQRPQAYIETILRERPNIIAKLGGNPDFILQDHNWTANMSPTTQEMLEAEGIKVQRWPTIAHDINIMENIWGWLIREVYDGGRHFSRKDDLIFRIRSVWLRLPMDFIVNLYSTLPERIAELYYTRGIFTNC
- the LOC128866123 gene encoding dynein light chain roadblock-type 2, whose amino-acid sequence is MSQEVEETLKRIQSHKGVVGTIVVNNEGIPVKSTLDNTTTVQYAGLMSQLSDKARSVVRDLDPSNDLTFLRVRSKKHEIMVAPDKDFILIVIQNPTD